A region of Zeugodacus cucurbitae isolate PBARC_wt_2022May chromosome 5, idZeuCucr1.2, whole genome shotgun sequence DNA encodes the following proteins:
- the LOC105212213 gene encoding rho GTPase-activating protein gacF isoform X5, whose amino-acid sequence MIRLRESIKQKEEFLKSPLPHTHTTLHSVPAVSHTAQQHFFPPHTPPSGSPQLSMVSTTSTSAGSSVLSSIGGGGGGPRGQVRTLVKQPLSATSSSASSTRELLPANVSAIEMHQYYGSVSSTGSAGKNHVVTTSGGGGNYISLESTSMSRGSSATGVSVSAGGMRAAGVETVPLRRAAGNGSANSRANNNNGMGDKYVKDLDYLESLQETGVTNKVFERKLVSHLAKGFDPFQPLSINTNACVEPSATAAAGNVMLIKKPTVLYESLQHHPLHQLQVQQLQQTQQAHTTHAPMQLTKLQQQQLQQHQQQQQHVSGSVVDGAQYSRMEIHKASLATTTIDHAPSNKYTGKLPEALGSATTTAIVAVAEPKPALTDIAESNEVPTSSSSSQVTTTTPGTSSADGNGSGVIGGTGAAVVRRFRPMSSFDDSKPMRRISYLRATNNEADYSASDTSITSLTGLNSSVVGIGAPPLIEVTSKQSSLDDDDDGGGSGGGGVDDEPTYDVVAGDERATIQTTAELMAATAQEHLLEQQQQHLKDRASVTAEAAIVAAVTAAGVGGGAAAALSESRRESVNSEIRNSVHIDDVIADINGKLETKDVATEMEVFETEMEIKSSCINGKRLSDYRSWRQVKIEIKGDILRIYPGRGCKESNMIELDIRNFKIFDESVDKKKSYMFRMQSKPTQIATLGNELNLDDVPDKLTSSGSSASTTASHVEPTHHQPHQQPTEILFKTKSMTEMKRIFGLLQWKNSLIYDDNDLQGRQLAEPQKTAAISSMPTATYCDDNVQHQHQHQQLQPEYSPLSTTSRGGDSELISDSISPVMKTRKSSSHKNIPDKDLGSPKAKNWKDLLFRRGGGSSSHNADISPSSLASGGKTTGSIGVPLRSCPMSKNNEFVPLLVDVCTNIVETKGLGIVGIYRIPGNKAAISELSEQVNKSDFSWDRCNTDVRWEDVNVVSSLLKQYIRNLPDALLPCSFYINFIEADKKTGLERLKELRELLNSLPRHSYETLKHLIRHLSRVSKNCDVNLMEPKNLAIIFGPSIIRTPNDTLEIAVKDMKHQCRIVELLVTQYDYFFENGPLPDLADVTGNTPIASTSSSASGALHTQEDQTNMLLHNVSKIERLTERESSSTTRTSRFIPQLRRRTHSKRGAVSSDTYSGESVLVSEIQNLNQSHNAYGMSSNNKNKNKHKRKSLQSSINLNQTITKLISAPHNMHNALLKYNITSTNSTNNTTTTITNNNKNTTTQSTPNICVAAATTTTTTKPLKQCATASRQQQLQQPPLQQMQKQQLQQRRRKAVPTIYDIGLTLRVQFQSLDSTKSVTTAMTTSSSSTNATTASSSSGSGGSSSVTSSTQKTKKERNFLINHSGGGFVRLHHRKASLDEKDSGSCSGSGSGSGGSMSKEQQRSSVDISVLLTDDESSNSRSDTGSMSLTTITDTLDSKLRNLRSGSESNDENGSPEFRKNRRHTLGQPLHLHSENIPYADESPERHFHSCPLDAPNVLMLSRSCTATNTIATAKANESKDQRVAAVLSAYKNNKLQHSATVPINPGSTTTIVGSGSTPSTAASTPTAILTVKTTNTQGGIIGTNVGGTGSGSNLARNSYVGRGTRFTKQVYEQQCCSDDDSEGSTTSDPKDSLIIASPPFFLDRYNKKRRDHRLFRSASFNCRNYSSSSGRHSSSGGHHNTGGSASALTKDEKTDMNLTKKRQIQNKQNRSIKRRHTVGGPHDYVGPNGCPPANSNNCNHHHTCKVTAGAGGTTTTTTTVLRRIPIPSANGNISNNNNNINTNLTQDGNNGNGGGGGGVGSGNIGGNGGNGVGGDNAGTATVAMASGAGGEHVLEVGIRIKNINRSRY is encoded by the exons ATGATACGCCTACGTGAATCGATCAAGCAAAAAGAGGAATTCCTTAAATCACCGCTGCCACACACGCACACCACACTGCACAGCGTACCCGCTGTGAGCCACACAGCGCAACAGCATTTCTTCCCGCCGCACACACCACCGTCGGGCAGCCCGCAATTGTCTATGGTGTCGACGACATCGACATCGGCCGGTTCATCAGTGCTGAGCAGCAtaggtggcggcggcggcgggcCGCGTGGTCAGGTGCGTACACTCGTTAAGCAACCACTCTCGGCGACATCCTCATCGGCGTCCAGCACGCGTGAGCTGCTGCCCGCCAACGTCAGTGCAATTGAAATGCATCAATATTACGGCAGTGTCAGCAGCACTGGCAGTGCTGGTAAAAACCACGTTGTCACCACAAGTGGTGGTGGCGGCAATTATATTAGCCTGGAGAGCACGAGTATGAGTCGCGGCAGTAGTGCGACCGGTGTGAGTGTGAGCGCTGGTGGTATGCGTGCTGCCGGCGTTGAAACGGTGCCCTTGCGTCGAGCAGCCGGTAATGGCAGCGCCAACAGCAGAGCGAATAACAACAATGGCATGGGTGATAAATATGTAAAGGATTTGGATTACTTGGAATCCTTGCAGGAGACTGGTGTGACTAATAAAGT TTTCGAACGCAAGCTCGTATCTCATCTCGCCAAAGGCTTTGATCCCTTCCAACCGCTCTCCATTAACACCAACGCCTGCGTTGAGCCTAGCGCCACCGCAGCCGCGGGCAATGTGATGCTGATAAAGAAACCCACAGTGCTCTACGAATCACTGCAACATCATCCATTGCATCAGTTACAGGTACAACAGTTGCAACAGACGCAGCAGGCGCACACAACACACGCGCCAATGCAATTGAcgaagttgcaacaacaacagctacaacaacaccagcagcaacaacagcatgtTAGCGGCAGCGTTGTGGACGGTGCGCAGTATAGTCGCATGGAGATACACAAGGCCAGTTTGGCTACGACTACCATCGATCATGCGCCGTCAAATA AGTACACTGGCAAATTACCGGAAGCTCTTggatcagcaacaacaacagcaatagttgCGGTGGCTGAACCGAAACCGGCACTCACTGATATCGCTGAAAGCAACGAGGTGccaaccagcagcagcagcagccaag TGACAACAACTACACCGGGCACTTCCTCCGCCGATGGCAATGGTAGCGGTGTTATTGGTGGTACTGGTGCTGCTGTGGTGCGTCGCTTTAGGCCGATGTCTTCGTTCGATGACAGCAAACCGATGCGTCGCATTTCATATTTACGCGCCACAAACAATGAAGCGGATTACTCAGCCTCGGACACATCCATTACATCGTTGACTGGTTTGAATAGCAGTGTTGTTGGCATTGGTGCACCGCCACTTATTGAAGTGACATCGAAACAATCGTCActcgatgatgatgatgatggcggCGGCAGCGGTGGTGGCGGCGTCGATGACGAGCCGACATATGACGTGGTGGCTGGTGATGAACGCGCCACAATACAAACGACGGCCGAATTGATGGCGGCCACGGCGCAGGAGCATTTGTtggagcagcagcaacagcatttGAAAGATAGAGCGAGTGTCACTGCAGAGGCGGCTATTGTGGCGGCAGTGACGGCCGCAGGTGTTGGTGGCGGCGCTGCGGCGGCCTTAAGTGAAAGTAGACGCGAATCGGTGAATAGTGAAATACGAAATAG CGTTCACATTGACGATGTAATCGCAGACATAAATGGCAAATTGGAGACAAAGGATGTGGCTACCGAAATGGAAGTGTTCGAAACTGAAATGGAGATTAAGTCGTCGTGCATCAATGGAAAG CGTCTCTCGGATTATCGTTCTTGGCGCCAAgtgaaaattgaaatcaaagGCGATATCTTACGCATCTATCCGGGTCGCGGTTGTAAGGAGAGCAAT ATGATAGAACTCGatattagaaattttaaaatcttcgatGAATCGGTCGATAAAAAGAAATCCTACATGTTTCGCATGCAATCGAAACCCACGCAAATCGCCACATTGGGCAATGAGCTGAATCTGGATGATGTGCCCGATAAATTGACGTCGTCAGGCAGCAGCGCCTCGACAACAGCGTCACATGTGGAGCCAACACATCACCAGCCCCACCAACAACCCAcagaaatattattcaaaacgaAAAGCATGACGGAAATGAAACGCATATTCGGCTTATTGCAGTGGAAGAATAGTTTAATTTATGACGATAAT GATCTTCAAGGCAGGCAATTGGCTGAGCCGCAGAAAACCGCGGCTATCTCTAGCATGCCAACAGCAACATACTGTGATGATAACgtacaacaccaacaccaacaccaacaattaCAACCAGAATATTCACCATTAAGCACAACATCACGCGGTGGCGATTCCGAGCTCATATCGGACTCGATTTCGCCAGTGATGAAAACGCGCAAATCATCTTCACACAAAAATATACCCGATAAAGATTTAGGTTCCCCGAAAGCCAAAAATTGGAAAGATTTACTCTTTAGACGCGGCGGCGGTAGCAGCAGCCACAATGCGGACATTTCGCCGTCAAGCTTAGCTTCTGGTGGCAAGACGACCGGTTCCATTGGTGTGCCCTTAAGATCATGTCCGATG TCCAAGAACAACGAATTTGTGCCGCTGTTAGTGGATGTCTGCACGAATATTGTTGAGACAAAGGGTCTCGGCATCGTTGGTATTTATCGCATACCTGGCAACAAGGCTGCCATATCAGAGCTATCGGAGCAGGTGAATAAATCCGACTTTTCATGGGATCGCTGCAACACAGACGTCAGGTGGGAAGACGTGAATGTCGTGTCGAGTCTACTAAAGCAATACATACGCAATCTGCCCGATGCTTTGCTACCATGTTCCttctatataaatttcattgaagCCGATAAGAAGACGGGCTTGGAGCGTTTGAAAGAGCTTCGAGAGTTGCTTAACTCGCTGCCACGTCACTCATACGAGACGTTGAAGCATTTGATACGTCATTTGAGTCGCGTGAGCAAGAATTGTGATGTGAATTTGATGGAGCCCAAAAATTTGGCGATAATTTTCGGTCCATCGATTATACGCACACCAAACGATACACTAGAGATTGCAGTGAAGGATATGAAACATCAGTGTCGCATAGTAGAGTTACTCGTGACGCAG TACGACTACTTCTTCGAGAATGGTCCCTTGCCCGATCTGGCGGACGTTACCGGCAACACGCCCATTGCGTCCACTTCCAGTTCCGCTTCGGGTGCACTACACACCCAAGAGGATCAGACGAATATGTTGCTGCACAATGTATCGAAAATTGAACGGCTAACCGAACGTGAGTCGTCATCCACAACACGCACATCCCGTTTCATTCCACAACTGCGACGGCGTACACATAGTAAGCGTGGTGCGGTCAGCTCGGATACCTACTCGGGCGAAAGTGTGTTGGTAAGCGAAATTCAAAATCTGAATCAGAGTCACAATGCTTATGGCATGAGttcgaataacaaaaacaaaaacaaacataaacgcAAATCATTGCAATCATCCATCAACCTCAACCAAACCATTACTAAACTCATTTCCGCACCACACAACATGCACAACGCACTACTCAAGTACAATATCACTAGCACCAATTccaccaacaacaccaccaccaccatcaccaacaacaacaagaacactaCCACACAATCCACACCTAATATATGCGTGGCAgcagccaccaccaccacaaccACTAAGCCTTTAAAGCAATGCGCAACGGCCAGTCGCCAACAGCAGCTGCAGCAGCCGCCACtgcaacaaatgcaaaagcagcagctgcagcagcgGCGTCGCAAAGCCGTGCCCACAATTTATGATATTGGGCTAACATTGCGTGTACAATTTCAGTCATTGGATTCCACCAAATCCGTTACAACAGCGATGACGACCAGCAGCAGCTCCACCAATGCTACCACAGCGTCGTCGAGTAGCGGTAGTGGCGGCAGCAGCAGTGTGACCTCCTCCACGCAAAAGACGAAAAAGGAGCGTAACTTCCTGATCAATCACAGCGGCGGAGGGTTTGTGCGGCTGCACCATCGCAAAGCCAGTCTGGATGAGAAGGACTCGGGCAGCTGTAGCGGTTCGGGCAGTGGCAGCGGCGGCAGCATGAGCAAAGAGCAGCAACGCAGCAGTGTCGATATATCGGTGCTGCTCACCGATGATGAGTCGAGCAATAGTCGCAGCGATACAG GTTCCATGTCCCTGACCACCATTACCGATACGCTAGACTCGAAATTGCGCAACTTGCGTAGCGGTTCCGAATCGAATGATGAAAATGGTTCGCCCGAGTTCCGGAAAAATCGACGGCACACACTCGGCCAGCCACTGCATTTGCATTCTGAAAACATTCCCTATGCCGATGAGTCGCCAGAGCGTCACTTTCATTCCTGCCCATTGGATGCACCGAATGTACTGATGCTGAGTCGTTCCTGCACCGCCACCAACACCATCGCCACGGCCAAGGCGAATGAGAGCAAGGATCAGCGTGTGGCAGCGGTACTGTccgcatacaaaaacaacaaactacaACATTCGGCTACCGTGCCCATTAATCCCGGttcgacaacaacaattgtggGCAGCGGCAGCACACCATCGACAGCGGCATCGACGCCAACTGCTATACTAACGGTAAAAACGACAAATACACAAGGCGGTATCATCGGCACAAATGTCGGCGGTACCGGCAGTGGCAGCAACTTAGCGCGTAATTCCTATGTGGGGCGTGGAACACGCTTCACCAAACAAGTGTATGAGCAACAGTGTTGCTCAGACGATGACTCCGAGGGTTCGACCACGAGCGATCCGAAAGATTCGCTCATCATAGCATCGCCGCCGTTTTTTCTAGATCGTTACAATAAGAAGCGACGCGATCATCGACTCTTCCGCTCCGCTTCGTTCAATTGTCGCAACTATTCATCGTCGTCGGGCAGACACAGCAGCAGCGGTGGTCATCACAACACCGGCGGTTCTGCGTCAGCATTGACGAAAGATGAAAAGACTGATATGAATTTGACGAAGAAGCGACAGATACAGAACAAACAGAATCGTTCCATAAAGCGACGACACACTGTTGGTGGACCGCACGACTATGTTGGACCGAATGGCTGTCCGCCAGCGAATAGTAACAATTGCAATCATCATCACACCTGTAAGGTGACAGCTGGTGCGGGTGGCACCACAACAACCACTACAACGGTGTTGCGACGCATTCCTATACCCAGCGCTAATggcaacatcagcaacaacaacaacaatatcaatacAAATCTAACGCAAGACGGCAACAATGGCaatggtggtggcggcggcggcgtcgGCAGTGGCAACATTGGCGGTAACGGCGGCAATGGTGTGGGCGGCGACAATGCCGGCACTGCAACGGTGGCTATGGCAAGTGGCGCGGGCGGCGAGCACGTGCTGGAGGTGGGCATACGCATCAAGAATATCAACAGAAGTCGATATTAG